A region from the Coffea eugenioides isolate CCC68of chromosome 9, Ceug_1.0, whole genome shotgun sequence genome encodes:
- the LOC113783854 gene encoding malonyl-CoA decarboxylase, mitochondrial isoform X1, whose protein sequence is MNKKGLAILMRTKMRPLPSAAIKRVNQMEVPPQENSNVVSSTPNASINPPRDFEQVRDSMLSAILMNKTEILDAALSEFCEGYFSLSKENRRKLLLTLAREYDLDRIQVRELMKQYLGLELPIGEKAQHSSGQQEELSLSAFYRIERNLRHALKPNYEVLFERLNTHPGGLKFLSDIRADILSFLTEENFPSLRALDSYLKEKLGTWLSPANLELHNITWDDPASLLEKIVAYEAVHPISSLLDLKRRLGVGRRCFGYLHPAIPGEPLIFIEVALMKDVAETIQEVLWDDPPIPECEATCALFYSISSTQPGLSGINLGKFLIKRVIDVVKKDMPIISTFATLSPIPGYMQWLLSKLASAEISGPTFRENLLKQEEEGALVDAAVEFSSSKNGMEVMKYLLTSTNYEWTKSAKIISVLRPPMMRLCARYLLQEKKRGKALDSVANFHLQNGAMIGRLNWMADRSEKGLTQSGGIMVNYIYRVENIEENAQSYYSKGHIQATSDVSCFVEDHEQTRD, encoded by the exons ATGAACAAGAAGGGCCTCGCCATTTTAATGCGTACTAAAATGCGGCCTCTCCCCTCAGCGGCTATT AAGAGAGTCAATCAAATGGAAGTTCCTCCTCAAGAAAATTCTAACGTGGTTTCTTCTACTCCTAATGCCTCCATTAATCCCCCAAG GGACTTCGAGCAAGTAAGAGACTCTATGCTCTCTGCTATATTAATGAATAAGACTGAGATTTTAGATGCTGCCCTCAGTGAATTCTGTGAG GGTTACTTTAGCCTTTCCAAGGAAAATCGACGGAAATTACTTCTCACACTTGCCAGAGAGTATGATCTTGACAGAATACAAGTTAGGGAGCTGATGAAGCAGTATCTTGGTCTTGAGCTTCCTATTG GTGAAAAAGCTCAGCATAGTAGTGGGCAACAAGAGGAATTGTCACTTTCAGCATTTTATAGAATTGAGCGGAACTTGAGGCATGCCCTCAAGCCAAATTATGAAGTACTGTTTGAGCGGCTTAATACTCATCCTGGAGGGTTGAAGTTCTTGTCCGACATTCGAGCTGATATTCTATCTTTTCTCAC CGAGGAAAATTTTCCATCCTTGCGGGCACTTGATTCTTACTTGAAAGAGAAGCTTGGTACATGGCTTAGTCCTGCGAATCTAGAGCTTCATAATATTACATGGGATGATCCTGCTTCTTTGTTGGAGAAGATTGTAGCTTATGAG GCAGTGCATCCAATCAGCAGTCTTTTGGACCTGAAAAGAAGGCTGGGGGTAGGCCGCCGCTGTTTCGGATATTTACATCCAGCAATACCTG GTGAACCCCTCATATTCATAGAAGTTGCATTAATGAAGGATGTGGCCGAGACAATTCAG GAAGTTCTATGGGACGATCCTCCAATACCTGAATGTGAAGCAACCTGTGCACTCTTTTACTCTATATCATCTACCCAG CCTGGCTTATCCGGAATCAACCTTGGGAAATTCCTTATTAAACGTGTAATTGATGTTGTGAAGAAGGATATGCCAATTATATCT ACCTTTGCTACTCTTAGTCCTATTCCAGGCTACATGCAGTGGCTTCTATCAAAATTGGCATCAGCAGAGATATCTGGTCCTACCTTTAGAGAGAACTTGCTTAAACAAGAAGAAGAGGGGGCACTTGTAGATGCAGCAGT AGAATTCAGTTCCAGCAAAAACGGAATGGAAGTGATGAAGTACTTGTTGACATCAACCAATTATGAGTGGACAAAGTCAGCTAAGATAATTTCGGTTCTAAGACCTCCAATGATGCGACTTTGTGCTCG GTACCTTCTGCAAGAGAAGAAGAGGGGGAAAGCTCTAGATTCTGTGGCAAACTTCCACTTGCAGAATGGAGCG ATGATCGGAAGGCTGAATTGGATGGCTGATCGATCTGAAAAAGGCCTTACTCAGAGTGGAGGGATTATGGTCAACTACATATATAG GGTGGAGAACATTGAAGAAAATGCTCAGTCATATTACAGCAAAGGGCATATCCAAGCTACCTCAGATGTCTCTTGCTTTGTTGAG GATCATGAACAAACTAGAGATTAG
- the LOC113783509 gene encoding lysM domain receptor-like kinase 3, which produces MDVQGKRSFELVLGFLTVIILLGRVESQCGGGCDALASYYAWNGTNLTFISTVLSTSISHILKYNPQITNPDIIQFGSRVSVPFPCGCLKEGFMGHQFIYRVRSATYYRRIAHLVYANLTTVEMLQRFNSYPPENVPAAAQLNVTVNCSCGNSKVSKDYGLFIAYPLRSGETISSLANEFDLPEKLLEDYNPRVNFSGGSGLIFVPGKDQNGIFPPLKSSSSGISGGAIAGITIAVLAGAIFLAVCLYVIFYRQRRISEGFPKAEPHELNDEHVHGPGALEKISESGPLVSTTTRMPGITVDKSVEFSYEELAEATMNFSLANKIGQGGFGSVFYGELRGEKTAIKQMDMQGSKEFLAELKVLTHVHHLNLVRLIGYCVKGSLFLVYEYIENGNLTQHLRGFGREPLPWSARMQIALDSARGLEYIHEHTVPVYIHRDIKPANILIDKNFRAKVADFGLTKLTKVGSTSLQNTRLVGTFGYMPPEYAQYGDVSPKIDVYAFGVVLYELISAKEAIIKTNEVVTESRGLVALFEDAFNQPDPLEALTKLMDPGLGDDYPLDSVRKMAQLGRACTHENPQLRPSMRSIVVALMTLSSATEDWDIGSIYENQGLVHLMSGR; this is translated from the exons ATGGATGTGCAGGGAAAGAGAAGCTTTGAGCTGGTATTAGGCTTTTTAACCGTGATAATCTTACTGGGTAGAGTTGAATCACAGTGCGGTGGAGGATGTGATGCTTTAGCTTCATATTATGCATGGAATGGAACAAATCTTACATTCATATCCACTGTTCTTTCTACCTCTATCAGCCACATTCTTAaatacaatcctcaaataaccAATCCGGACATTATTCAATTTGGCAGCAGAGTTAGTGTTCCATTCCCATGTGGCTGCTTAAAAGAGGGATTTATGGGGCATCAGTTTATTTATCGGGTCAGGTCTGCTACTTACTATCGAAGGATTGCTCACCTTGTTTATGCAAATCTTACCACGGTTGAGATGTTACAAAGGTTTAATAGTTATCCTCCCGAGAATGTTCCCGCCGCTGCACAGTTGAATGTTACTGTCAATTGTTCTTGCGGGAATAGTAAAGTGTCGAAGGATTATGGTTTATTCATAGCCTATCCTCTTCGATCAGGGGAGACTATTTCTTCCCTAGCCAATGAGTTTGATCTTCCTGAGAAATTGTTGGAAGATTACAATCCTAGAGTGAATTTCAGTGGCGGAAGTGGTTTGATTTTTGTCCCaggaaaag ATCAAAATGGAATTTTTCCACCATTAAAGTCAAG CTCAAGTG GAATCTCAGGTGGAGCTATTGCTGGAATTACAATTGCAGTACTTGCTGGAGCTATTTTCTTGGCCGTCTGCTTGTATGTAATATTCTATAGACAAAGGAGAATATCAGAAGGATTTCCTAAAGCAGAACCCCATGAACTAAATGATGAGCATGTGCATG GACCTGGAGCACTGGAGAAAATATCGGAATCAGGTCCCCTTGTCAGCACCACTACAAGAATGCCCGGCATCACTGTGGACAAATCTGTTGAATTCTCATATGAAGAACTTGCCGAGGCAACAATGAACTTTAGCCTAGCAAACAAAATTGGTCAAGGTGGATTTGGTTCTGTTTTCTATGGGGAGTTAAGAGGCGAG AAAACTGCAATTAAGCAGATGGATATGCAAGGGTCCAAAGAATTCCTTGCTGAACTGAAGGTTTTGACCCATGTTCATCACTTAAACCTG GTCCGCTTAATTGGATATTGTGTCAAGGGATCCTTGTTTCTGGTTTATGAATACATCGAGAATGGCAACCTAACTCAGCATTTGCGCGGTTTTG GTAGGGAACCATTGCCTTGGTCTGCCAGAATGCAGATTGCCCTTGATTCAGCAAGAGGACTCGAGTATATTCATGAGCATACAGTTCCTGTTTACATTCATCGAGACATTAAGCCAGCTAACATTTTGATAGACAAAAACTTCCGAGCAAAG GTTGCTGACTTTGGACTCACAAAACTTACAAAAGTTGGAAGTACATCTCTGCAAAACACGCGTCTAGTGGGTACTTTCGGTTACATGCCTCCAGA GTATGCCCAGTATGGTGATGTTTCCCCGAAAATAGATGTTTACGCATTTGGAGTTGTTCTTTATGAGCTTATATCAGCTaaagaagcaattatcaagacGAATGAAGTTGTTACAGAATCAAGGGGTCTTGTTGCTTTG TTTGAGGATGCTTTTAACCAACCTGATCCTCTAGAAGCCTTGACCAAACTGATGGATCCCGGGCTCGGCGACGATTATCCGCTTGATTCAGTTCGAAAG ATGGCTCAGCTGGGCAGGGCATGCACACACGAAAATCCTCAGCTCAGGCCAAGCATGAGGTCTATTGTGGTTGCATTAATGACATTGTCATCTGCTACTGAGGATTGGGATATTGGTTCCATTTATGAAAACCAAGGTCTGGTACATCTAATGTCTGGAAGGTAG
- the LOC113783849 gene encoding calcium permeable stress-gated cation channel 1, with protein MATLGDMGLSAAINILSALVFLVAFAILRLQPFNDRVYFPKWYLKGLRSSPTRSGAFVTRFVNLDWRSYLRFLNWMPDALRMPEPELIDHAGLDSAVYLRIYLLGLKIFVPVTLIAWTILVPVNWTNHTLAKSDVNYSEIDLLSISNIPLGSQRFWTHTLMAYAFTFWACYILQQEYAKVARMRLHFIASEKRRPDQFTVLVKNVPPDPDESISETVEHFFLVNHPDHYLTHQVVCNANKLAKLVKEKKRNQNWLDYYQLKYARNQSQRPMMKTGFLGLCGEKVDAIDHQTAEIERLSKEIAEERERVINDPKSIMPAAFVSFKTRWGAAVCAQTQQSSNPTLWLTEWASEPRDVYWPNLAIPYVSVSIRRLIIGVAFFFLTFFFMIPIAFVQSLANIEYIEKKAPFLKPLIEIKFIKSFIQGFLPGIALKIFLILLPTILMIMSKFEGFLSISGLERRSASRYYIFNIVNVFLGSIIAGTAFQQLNTFINQSANEIPKTIGVAIPMKATFFITYIMVDGWAGIAAEILRLKPLIIFHLKNFFLVKTEKDRDEAMDPGSLGFDTGEPQIQFYFLLGLVYAVVTPILLPFILVFFGLAYVVFRHQIINVYNQEYESAAAFWPDVHGRIISAMVISQLLLMGLMSTKHAALSTPFLLALPILTISFHLYCKGRYEPAFRRYPLQEAMMKDTLERAKEPHLNLKAYLQNAYIHPVFKGGDDDEDEDEIIEKLEATVLVPTKRQSRRNTPVPSKVSGDSSPSLLDLQEKGRP; from the exons ATGGCAACGCTTGGGGACATGGGGCTTTCAGCTGCAATTAATATTCTCAGTGCATTGGTTTTCTTAGTAGCATTTGCCATTTTACGGCTTCAACCATTCAATGATAGAGTGTATTTCCCAAAGTGGTATCTTAAGGGTTTGAGAAGCAGTCCAACACGCTCTGGGGCATTTGTAACGAGATTTGTGAATTTGGATTGGAGATCATATCTAAGGTTTTTGAATTGGATGCCTGATGCACTGAGAATGCCAGAACCTGAGCTTATTGACCATGCGGGATTGGATTCTGCAGTTTATTTGCGGATTTATTTACTGGG GCTCAAAATCTTTGTTCCTGTGACATTGATTGCATGGACAATCCTTGTGCCAGTGAACTGGACAAATCACACATTGGCTAAATCAGATGTAAATTACAGCGAGATTGATCTGCTCTCTATTTCAAATATTCCACTTGGATCACAAAG GTTCTGGACTCATACGTTAATGGCCTATGCCTTCACTTTTTGGGCATGCTATATTTTACAACAAGAATATGCAAAAGTTGCACGCATGCGTCTGCACTTTATTGCCTCTGAAAAGCGACGGCCTGATCAGTTTACA GTCCTTGTTAAAAATGTACCACCAGACCCAGATGAATCAATTAGTGAAACTGTTGAGCACTTTTTCCTTGTGAACCATCCAGATCACTATCTTACTCATCAG GTTGTATGCAATGCCAACAAACTTGCAAAATTggtgaaggaaaaaaaaagaaaccaaaactGGCTTGACTATTACCAATTGAAATATGCTCGAAATCAATCACAACGGCCCATGATGAAG ACTGGTTTTCTTGGCCTTTGTGGTGAAAAAGTGGATGCAATTGATCATCAGACAGCagaaattgaaagattatcaaaagAA ATTGCTGAAGAACGAGAAAGAGTTATAAATGATCCAAAGTCTATTATGCCTGCAGCATTTGTCTCCTTTAAAACTAGGTGGGGTGCTGCTGTTTGTGCTCAAACACAGCAATCAAGTAATCCAACTTTATGGTTGACGGAATGGGCTTCTGAGCCACGCGACGTGTACTGGCCAAACTTGGCCATTCCTTATGTTTCAGTATCAATCAGGAGGCTCATAATTGGTGTCGCTTTCTTTTTCCTCACTTTCTTTTTCATGATACCCATCGCTTTTGTGCAATCCCTTGCAAATATTGAATATATTGAGAAAAAAGCACCGTTTTTGAAGCCATTAATTGAGAT TAAGTTCATCAAGTCATTTATCCAAGGTTTTCTACCTGGAATTGCCCTGAAAATCTTCCTCATACTGCTGCCAACTATCTTGATGATAATGTCCAAATTTGAAGGCTTTCTGAGTATATCAGGATTAGAGAGGAGATCAGCATCTAGATATTATATTTTCAACATTGTGAATGTTTTCCTTGGCAGTATAATTGCAGGAACTGCATTTCAACAGCTTAATACATTTATTAACCAGTCAGCAAATGA AATCCCAAAAACAATTGGTGTGGCTATTCCAATGAAAGCAACTTTTTTCATAACTTATATAATGGTTGATGGATGGGCTGGTATCGCTGCAGAGATCTTAAGGCTGAAGCCTTTGATAATTTTCCACCTGAAGAACTTTTTCTTGGTGAAGACTGAGAAAGACCGAGATGAAGCAATGGATCCTGGGAGTCTTGGTTTCGACACTGGGGAACCCCAAATACAGTTTTATTTTCTACTAGGCCTTGTGTATGCTGTCGTGACACCAATTCTACTTCCATTCATACTGGTTTTCTTTGGCCTGGCATATGTTGTGTTTCGTCATCAG ATCATAAACGTGTATAATCAAGAGTATGAAAGTGCTGCAGCTTTTTGGCCAGATGTTCATGGGCGTATCATTTCTGCCATGGTCATCTCGCAGCTACTTCTAATGGGGCTGATGAGTACAAAACATGCTGCTCTGTCCACACCGTTCCTTCTTGCGCTCCCAATACTGACCATTTCGTTCCATTTATACTGCAAAGGCCGTTATGAACCAGCTTTCCGCAGATATCCCTTACAG GAAGCAATGATGAAAGATACTCTGGAGCGGGCAAAAGAACCACACCTGAACTTGAAGGCCTACCTCCAGAATGCTTATATTCATCCTGTTTTCAAAGGTGGagatgatgatgaggatgaggatgaaatcattgaaaagttgGAAGCAACTGTGCTGGTGCCTACAAAACGGCAGTCGCGGAGGAACACACCTGTCCCTAGCAAAGTTAGTGGTGACTCTTCGCCGTCATTGCTGGATCTTCAAGAAAAAGGGCGTCCTTGA
- the LOC113783855 gene encoding chaperonin-like RBCX protein 1, chloroplastic, protein MSHIMESFATVPLSRLAVSPTQACRETRACPFRPWKQRTSQPTRFHCQKMYVPGFGEGSPEAKAAKHLHNFFTYIAVRIVTAQLQSYNPEAYEELMEFLGRHSVNDGDKFCANLMRESPRHKNLAMRILEVRSAYCKNDFEWDNLKRLSHKVVNESNTRLMRDYVRETSHVESEN, encoded by the exons ATGAGCCATATTATGGAATCCTTCGCCACCGTCCCCCTCTCAAGGCTCGCAGTTTCTCCAACACAAGCTTGCAGGGAAACCAGAGCCTGTCCCTTCAGGCCATGGAAGCAAAGAACTTCTCAGCCAACTCGCTTCCATTGTCAAAAGATGTATGTTCCAG GGTTCGGAGAAGGATCACCAGAAGCAAAAGCAGCGAAGCACCTCCATAATTTCTTCACATACATTGCTGTTCGAATTGTCACTGCTCAGTTGCAG AGCTACAACCCCGAGGCATACGAGGAGTTGATGGAATTCTTGGGCAGACACTCAGTGAATGATGGGGATAAGTTTTGCGCCAACTTAATGCGGGAATCACCAAGGCATAAAAATCTAG CGATGCGGATACTTGAG GTTAGATCTGCATATTGCAAGAATGATTTTGAGTGGGACAATTTGAAGCGATTATCCCATAAG GTGGTTAATGAATCTAATACAAGACTAATGAGGGATTATGTCCGAGAAACCAGCCATGTAGAAAGTGAAAATTAA
- the LOC113783854 gene encoding malonyl-CoA decarboxylase, mitochondrial isoform X3, with product MNKKGLAILMRTKMRPLPSAAIKRVNQMEVPPQENSNVVSSTPNASINPPRDFEQVRDSMLSAILMNKTEILDAALSEFCEGYFSLSKENRRKLLLTLAREYDLDRIQVRELMKQYLGLELPIGEKAQHSSGQQEELSLSAFYRIERNLRHALKPNYEVLFERLNTHPGGLKFLSDIRADILSFLTEENFPSLRALDSYLKEKLGTWLSPANLELHNITWDDPASLLEKIVAYEAVHPISSLLDLKRRLGVGRRCFGYLHPAIPGEPLIFIEVALMKDVAETIQEVLWDDPPIPECEATCALFYSISSTQPGLSGINLGKFLIKRVIDVVKKDMPIISTFATLSPIPGYMQWLLSKLASAEISGPTFRENLLKQEEEGALVDAAVEFSSSKNGMEVMKYLLTSTNYEWTKSAKIISVLRPPMMRLCARYLLQEKKRGKALDSVANFHLQNGARLCSVM from the exons ATGAACAAGAAGGGCCTCGCCATTTTAATGCGTACTAAAATGCGGCCTCTCCCCTCAGCGGCTATT AAGAGAGTCAATCAAATGGAAGTTCCTCCTCAAGAAAATTCTAACGTGGTTTCTTCTACTCCTAATGCCTCCATTAATCCCCCAAG GGACTTCGAGCAAGTAAGAGACTCTATGCTCTCTGCTATATTAATGAATAAGACTGAGATTTTAGATGCTGCCCTCAGTGAATTCTGTGAG GGTTACTTTAGCCTTTCCAAGGAAAATCGACGGAAATTACTTCTCACACTTGCCAGAGAGTATGATCTTGACAGAATACAAGTTAGGGAGCTGATGAAGCAGTATCTTGGTCTTGAGCTTCCTATTG GTGAAAAAGCTCAGCATAGTAGTGGGCAACAAGAGGAATTGTCACTTTCAGCATTTTATAGAATTGAGCGGAACTTGAGGCATGCCCTCAAGCCAAATTATGAAGTACTGTTTGAGCGGCTTAATACTCATCCTGGAGGGTTGAAGTTCTTGTCCGACATTCGAGCTGATATTCTATCTTTTCTCAC CGAGGAAAATTTTCCATCCTTGCGGGCACTTGATTCTTACTTGAAAGAGAAGCTTGGTACATGGCTTAGTCCTGCGAATCTAGAGCTTCATAATATTACATGGGATGATCCTGCTTCTTTGTTGGAGAAGATTGTAGCTTATGAG GCAGTGCATCCAATCAGCAGTCTTTTGGACCTGAAAAGAAGGCTGGGGGTAGGCCGCCGCTGTTTCGGATATTTACATCCAGCAATACCTG GTGAACCCCTCATATTCATAGAAGTTGCATTAATGAAGGATGTGGCCGAGACAATTCAG GAAGTTCTATGGGACGATCCTCCAATACCTGAATGTGAAGCAACCTGTGCACTCTTTTACTCTATATCATCTACCCAG CCTGGCTTATCCGGAATCAACCTTGGGAAATTCCTTATTAAACGTGTAATTGATGTTGTGAAGAAGGATATGCCAATTATATCT ACCTTTGCTACTCTTAGTCCTATTCCAGGCTACATGCAGTGGCTTCTATCAAAATTGGCATCAGCAGAGATATCTGGTCCTACCTTTAGAGAGAACTTGCTTAAACAAGAAGAAGAGGGGGCACTTGTAGATGCAGCAGT AGAATTCAGTTCCAGCAAAAACGGAATGGAAGTGATGAAGTACTTGTTGACATCAACCAATTATGAGTGGACAAAGTCAGCTAAGATAATTTCGGTTCTAAGACCTCCAATGATGCGACTTTGTGCTCG GTACCTTCTGCAAGAGAAGAAGAGGGGGAAAGCTCTAGATTCTGTGGCAAACTTCCACTTGCAGAATGGAGCG AGACTATGTTCAGTCATGTGA
- the LOC113783854 gene encoding malonyl-CoA decarboxylase, mitochondrial isoform X2, whose translation MNKKGLAILMRTKMRPLPSAAIRVNQMEVPPQENSNVVSSTPNASINPPRDFEQVRDSMLSAILMNKTEILDAALSEFCEGYFSLSKENRRKLLLTLAREYDLDRIQVRELMKQYLGLELPIGEKAQHSSGQQEELSLSAFYRIERNLRHALKPNYEVLFERLNTHPGGLKFLSDIRADILSFLTEENFPSLRALDSYLKEKLGTWLSPANLELHNITWDDPASLLEKIVAYEAVHPISSLLDLKRRLGVGRRCFGYLHPAIPGEPLIFIEVALMKDVAETIQEVLWDDPPIPECEATCALFYSISSTQPGLSGINLGKFLIKRVIDVVKKDMPIISTFATLSPIPGYMQWLLSKLASAEISGPTFRENLLKQEEEGALVDAAVEFSSSKNGMEVMKYLLTSTNYEWTKSAKIISVLRPPMMRLCARYLLQEKKRGKALDSVANFHLQNGAMIGRLNWMADRSEKGLTQSGGIMVNYIYRVENIEENAQSYYSKGHIQATSDVSCFVEDHEQTRD comes from the exons ATGAACAAGAAGGGCCTCGCCATTTTAATGCGTACTAAAATGCGGCCTCTCCCCTCAGCGGCTATT AGAGTCAATCAAATGGAAGTTCCTCCTCAAGAAAATTCTAACGTGGTTTCTTCTACTCCTAATGCCTCCATTAATCCCCCAAG GGACTTCGAGCAAGTAAGAGACTCTATGCTCTCTGCTATATTAATGAATAAGACTGAGATTTTAGATGCTGCCCTCAGTGAATTCTGTGAG GGTTACTTTAGCCTTTCCAAGGAAAATCGACGGAAATTACTTCTCACACTTGCCAGAGAGTATGATCTTGACAGAATACAAGTTAGGGAGCTGATGAAGCAGTATCTTGGTCTTGAGCTTCCTATTG GTGAAAAAGCTCAGCATAGTAGTGGGCAACAAGAGGAATTGTCACTTTCAGCATTTTATAGAATTGAGCGGAACTTGAGGCATGCCCTCAAGCCAAATTATGAAGTACTGTTTGAGCGGCTTAATACTCATCCTGGAGGGTTGAAGTTCTTGTCCGACATTCGAGCTGATATTCTATCTTTTCTCAC CGAGGAAAATTTTCCATCCTTGCGGGCACTTGATTCTTACTTGAAAGAGAAGCTTGGTACATGGCTTAGTCCTGCGAATCTAGAGCTTCATAATATTACATGGGATGATCCTGCTTCTTTGTTGGAGAAGATTGTAGCTTATGAG GCAGTGCATCCAATCAGCAGTCTTTTGGACCTGAAAAGAAGGCTGGGGGTAGGCCGCCGCTGTTTCGGATATTTACATCCAGCAATACCTG GTGAACCCCTCATATTCATAGAAGTTGCATTAATGAAGGATGTGGCCGAGACAATTCAG GAAGTTCTATGGGACGATCCTCCAATACCTGAATGTGAAGCAACCTGTGCACTCTTTTACTCTATATCATCTACCCAG CCTGGCTTATCCGGAATCAACCTTGGGAAATTCCTTATTAAACGTGTAATTGATGTTGTGAAGAAGGATATGCCAATTATATCT ACCTTTGCTACTCTTAGTCCTATTCCAGGCTACATGCAGTGGCTTCTATCAAAATTGGCATCAGCAGAGATATCTGGTCCTACCTTTAGAGAGAACTTGCTTAAACAAGAAGAAGAGGGGGCACTTGTAGATGCAGCAGT AGAATTCAGTTCCAGCAAAAACGGAATGGAAGTGATGAAGTACTTGTTGACATCAACCAATTATGAGTGGACAAAGTCAGCTAAGATAATTTCGGTTCTAAGACCTCCAATGATGCGACTTTGTGCTCG GTACCTTCTGCAAGAGAAGAAGAGGGGGAAAGCTCTAGATTCTGTGGCAAACTTCCACTTGCAGAATGGAGCG ATGATCGGAAGGCTGAATTGGATGGCTGATCGATCTGAAAAAGGCCTTACTCAGAGTGGAGGGATTATGGTCAACTACATATATAG GGTGGAGAACATTGAAGAAAATGCTCAGTCATATTACAGCAAAGGGCATATCCAAGCTACCTCAGATGTCTCTTGCTTTGTTGAG GATCATGAACAAACTAGAGATTAG